One window from the genome of Candidatus Didemnitutus sp. encodes:
- a CDS encoding anti-sigma factor, translating to MSTERHEELAALYALGLLEGEEKRSFEADLAGNPALRTIVDELSDSSAALALAVPQVAPPRELRDRILSAAATPAASPSTATVVAFPLARVLPWAAAACLAVSTVFFAARTLSLRSENDALRTERQLAEVAYQMAQSKLSERSLLAERMIADLGAKLKHTEDLSRLKITALASLAGNSAEAKAIAVWDPEQQSGLLTVEKLPAVAAEQDYQIWVIDPQYPIPVDGGVFKPDADGKAVLTFKGDKPVKQASAFAISLEKKGGVPKAEGPLVLLGKF from the coding sequence ATGAGCACGGAACGCCACGAGGAACTCGCCGCGCTCTACGCCCTCGGCTTGCTTGAGGGCGAGGAAAAGCGCTCGTTCGAAGCGGACCTGGCTGGCAATCCCGCCTTGCGCACCATCGTGGATGAATTGAGCGACTCCTCCGCCGCGCTCGCGCTCGCAGTGCCCCAGGTCGCGCCGCCGCGCGAGTTGCGCGACCGCATCCTCTCCGCCGCTGCGACGCCCGCCGCGAGTCCATCCACCGCGACCGTGGTTGCGTTTCCGCTGGCTCGCGTCCTGCCCTGGGCCGCAGCCGCCTGCCTCGCCGTCAGCACCGTTTTCTTCGCCGCCCGCACCCTCTCGCTTCGCTCCGAAAACGACGCGCTGCGCACCGAGCGCCAGCTCGCCGAAGTCGCCTATCAAATGGCTCAATCAAAGCTGAGCGAGCGCTCGCTCCTCGCCGAGCGGATGATCGCCGACCTCGGCGCGAAGCTGAAACACACGGAAGATCTCAGCCGCCTGAAGATCACCGCGCTCGCCTCGCTCGCCGGCAACTCCGCCGAAGCCAAAGCCATCGCCGTCTGGGATCCCGAGCAACAAAGCGGCCTGCTCACCGTGGAAAAGCTGCCCGCCGTCGCCGCCGAGCAGGATTATCAAATTTGGGTCATCGACCCGCAGTATCCGATCCCCGTCGACGGCGGCGTCTTCAAGCCCGACGCCGACGGCAAGGCCGTCCTCACCTTCAAGGGCGACAAACCCGTGAAACAAGCCTCCGCCTTCGCGATCAGCCTCGAGAAAAAAGGCGGCGTCCCGAAAGCGGAAGGTCCGCTCGTGTTGCTCGGCAAATTCTGA
- a CDS encoding sigma-70 family RNA polymerase sigma factor has protein sequence MLTAIVSPFPSAGWLSRAEPVRPRMTPVAANPSTPDPAEEHRRLAAALARGDKEALARLYDLLAKPLYSLALRITNDTAEAQDIIQDVFLQLWNKAVDYEPSRGSYFSWAATLTRNRALDRIRMRTRRAEIVQESAAEILPSGDNDLDSSDSLWLREKASAVRAALTALPSEQKDAIELAFFRGLTQQQIAEHLGEPLGTVKARIRRGLLRLRDQLSTRL, from the coding sequence ATGCTCACGGCCATCGTCTCACCGTTTCCCTCCGCCGGCTGGCTCAGCCGCGCAGAGCCGGTGCGCCCGCGCATGACCCCAGTCGCAGCCAACCCATCGACGCCCGACCCGGCCGAAGAGCACCGCCGGCTCGCCGCCGCGCTCGCCCGCGGCGACAAGGAGGCACTGGCGCGCCTCTACGACCTCCTCGCCAAGCCGCTCTACTCCCTCGCGCTCCGCATCACCAACGACACCGCCGAGGCGCAGGACATCATTCAGGACGTTTTCCTCCAGCTCTGGAACAAGGCTGTGGACTACGAGCCGTCGCGCGGCAGCTACTTTTCCTGGGCCGCCACTCTGACGCGGAATCGCGCGCTCGACCGCATCCGCATGCGCACCCGCCGCGCCGAGATCGTCCAGGAATCCGCCGCCGAAATCCTGCCCTCCGGCGACAACGATCTCGATTCCAGCGACAGCCTTTGGCTTCGGGAAAAAGCCAGCGCCGTCCGCGCCGCGCTCACCGCGCTCCCCTCGGAACAGAAAGACGCCATCGAACTCGCCTTCTTCCGCGGGCTCACCCAACAGCAGATCGCCGAGCACCTCGGTGAACCGCTCGGCACCGTCAAGGCTCGCATCCGGCGCGGCCTCCTCCGGTTGCGCGACCAGCTTTCGACCCGGCTATGA
- a CDS encoding exosortase/archaeosortase family protein, which produces MPAAPAPSRSLRDWFSSPVGWVTVPLVAFTAAFIAMVGDEWRRNPDLSHGLFAPVVFALLIWEGARRGTQRWLPRSRWFAAAAAGLTLVALVLFGAAGLLAATVGWGHALVNCVLALALVAAWLGAWVVLADARVRVLPFNWVIFTALVLWVLASPIPDGTYRRVTMTLQHGVTTGVLDALHILGIPARQMGNVIELASTSVGVEEACSGIRSLISCLYAGFFFAAWLVRGFGRRLFLILSAPVLAIVMNFIRSLTLTLLANNGVDIAGFWHDATGYAILALTSLALAGFAALMSAPPSPAAPVGDVRDFTSTPRTPFALLAGASALAVALGIFFASFNRPAPAPSASTLTSAASLIPESATGWEVRNSDDLYQFSDILRTRDLAERTYLRRGPHGVVQVTLYIAHWRPGEASVSVVASHTPDACWPGGGWNVGPVASPQERLTVGDRVLPTAEHRFFTKGTLPQHVWFWHVYNDRPINYRDPYSVPALFEIAWRYGFRREGSQYFIRFSSNQPWENLAQEPLVQEIFRRLATIGLTP; this is translated from the coding sequence ATGCCCGCTGCGCCCGCCCCCTCACGCTCCCTTCGCGACTGGTTTTCGTCTCCGGTCGGATGGGTGACCGTGCCGCTCGTGGCATTCACGGCGGCGTTCATCGCGATGGTCGGCGACGAGTGGCGGCGAAACCCCGACCTCTCGCATGGGCTGTTCGCCCCTGTCGTCTTCGCGCTGCTGATCTGGGAAGGCGCGCGCCGCGGCACGCAACGCTGGCTCCCGCGCTCGCGCTGGTTCGCCGCCGCCGCCGCCGGCCTGACGCTGGTCGCGCTCGTCCTGTTCGGGGCCGCCGGGCTGCTCGCGGCCACGGTCGGCTGGGGACATGCATTGGTGAATTGCGTGCTCGCCCTCGCACTCGTCGCCGCGTGGCTGGGCGCCTGGGTCGTGCTGGCCGACGCACGCGTGCGCGTGCTGCCGTTCAACTGGGTCATTTTCACCGCCCTCGTGCTCTGGGTGCTGGCCTCGCCGATTCCCGACGGCACCTATCGGCGGGTGACGATGACGCTGCAACACGGCGTCACCACCGGTGTGCTCGACGCCCTGCACATCCTCGGCATCCCCGCGCGGCAAATGGGCAACGTCATCGAACTCGCCTCGACGAGCGTGGGCGTGGAGGAAGCCTGCAGCGGCATCCGGTCGCTGATCTCCTGCCTTTACGCGGGTTTCTTCTTCGCCGCCTGGCTCGTGCGCGGTTTCGGACGGCGACTGTTCCTGATCCTGTCGGCTCCTGTGCTTGCGATCGTGATGAACTTCATCCGCTCGCTCACTCTGACTCTGCTGGCGAACAACGGCGTCGACATCGCGGGTTTCTGGCACGACGCGACCGGCTACGCGATCCTCGCACTCACCTCGCTCGCGCTCGCCGGCTTCGCGGCATTGATGAGTGCGCCGCCATCGCCAGCCGCGCCCGTCGGCGACGTCCGCGATTTCACCTCGACCCCGCGCACACCGTTCGCGCTGCTCGCGGGTGCTAGCGCACTCGCGGTCGCCCTCGGAATTTTTTTCGCGTCGTTCAATCGCCCCGCGCCCGCGCCGTCCGCGTCGACGCTGACCTCCGCCGCGTCGCTGATCCCGGAATCCGCCACTGGCTGGGAAGTGCGCAACTCGGACGATCTCTACCAATTCTCCGACATCCTGCGCACCCGTGATCTCGCCGAGCGGACCTATCTCCGACGCGGCCCGCACGGTGTCGTCCAAGTGACGCTCTACATCGCCCACTGGCGGCCCGGCGAAGCCTCCGTGAGCGTCGTCGCCTCCCACACGCCCGACGCGTGTTGGCCCGGCGGCGGCTGGAACGTCGGCCCGGTCGCCTCGCCGCAAGAGCGCCTCACCGTCGGTGATCGCGTGCTGCCCACCGCCGAGCACCGCTTTTTCACCAAAGGCACATTGCCGCAGCACGTGTGGTTCTGGCACGTCTACAACGACCGCCCGATCAACTACCGCGATCCGTATTCCGTCCCCGCCTTGTTCGAAATCGCCTGGCGCTACGGCTTCCGTCGCGAAGGCAGCCAGTATTTCATCCGCTTCTCGAGCAACCAGCCGTGGGAAAACCTCGCGCAGGAGCCGCTCGTGCAGGAAATCTTCCGCCGCCTCGCGACCATCGGACTCACCCCATGA